The stretch of DNA TTGGTTGACGCGGTTTAAGGCCGCGGTCGTACGGGCCGCGTTGATGTTCTGCTGGCCCTGCTCGCGGGCAGCTCCGATGGCATCTGGCGGCTTTGGAGCCTTAGGCGAAGTCATGTCACGCCGCCTTGGCTCTGGGCTTGTAACGATTGTCTCGTAGCCATCGACACTCCGACTTCAACATCCGAAACTGGATCTGATCCCCGTTCGGAGCTGCGTCTGTGAGGGTCGCCTCGCGGACAAAGCCCAAATGCTCGACGAGTGCGAGCGAGCGAACGTTATCACAATTCACGCGTGCTGTGATGCGGCGGCAGCCAAGTTGTTGGAACGGGTAGTAGAAGGCGAACCA from Candidatus Limnocylindrales bacterium encodes:
- a CDS encoding GNAT family protein; translated protein: MSARWGLIQDQPDVVGAWVCERTGGAWHKGCGTALGFTFDGALKAGAIYTSYTGADVQLGFAVEDRRVFNRASIWFAFYYPFQQLGCRRITARVNCDNVRSLALVEHLGFVREATLTDAAPNGDQIQFRMLKSECRWLRDNRYKPRAKAA